One Oryza brachyantha chromosome 3, ObraRS2, whole genome shotgun sequence DNA segment encodes these proteins:
- the LOC102713180 gene encoding zinc finger protein ZAT8-like → MTKHPRDGGVSLSLSLSLGAAAAAAAEAAKKPRRGSSSPAAASGPGGEFVCKTCSRAFPSFQALGGHRTSHLRGRHGLALCLAAATVKEAPKKAEEKPAAATHECHICGQGFEMGQALGGHMRRHRDEAAAVQAPPVLLELFV, encoded by the coding sequence ATGACCAAGCATCCCAGGGACGGCGGGGTCAGCCTCTCGCTGTCGCTCTCGCTcggcgctgctgccgccgccgccgcggaggcggccAAGAAGCCGCGGCgcgggtcgtcgtcgcctgcgGCGGCGTCCGGGCCCGGCGGCGAGTTCGTGTGCAAGACGTGCAGCCGCGCGTTCCCGTCGTTCCAGGCGCTGGGCGGGCACCGGACCAGCCACCTGCGCGGCCGCCACGGGCTCGCtctctgcctcgccgccgccacggtcAAGGAGGCCCCCAAGAAGGCGGAGGAGAAGCCGGCCGCGGCGACCCACGAGTGCCACATCTGCGGCCAAGGCTTCGAGATGGGCCAGGCGCTCGGCGGCCAcatgcgccgccaccgcgacgaggccgccgccgtccaggcGCCGCCCGTTCTGCTCGAGCTCTTTGTTTAG